A region from the Sphaerodactylus townsendi isolate TG3544 linkage group LG01, MPM_Stown_v2.3, whole genome shotgun sequence genome encodes:
- the LOC125436605 gene encoding keratin-associated protein 16-1-like, giving the protein MDCQQRKQPCLPPPIPGSTKQSVDVCPPPCPEPCVPVTVKKSPCVPKCTEECPPKCVEPCPPPVCEQVKCRPKCKEACPPPTMEPCPPPVCEQVKCRPKCPEVCPPPTVKSCPPPVCEQVKCRPKCTEMCPPPAMKSCPPPVCEQVKCRPKCTEMCPPPTMEPCPVCEKTCPPKCPEVCSPKSLEICPPTVCEEKCPPQSPEVCSPKSVEICPPTVCDKTCQCPESVSRNVLLKAPEVCSPKSVEICPPTVCEQKCPPKCPEVCSPKSVEICPPTVCEQKCPPQSPEVCSPKSVEICPPTVCEQKCPPKCPEVCSPKSVEICPPTVCEQKCPPKCPEVCSPKSVEICPPTVCEQKCPPKCPEVCSPKSVEICPPPVCEQVKCRPKCKEVCPPPPMEPCPPPCEQVKCPPKCKEVCPPPTVEPCPPPCEQVKCPPKCKEVCPPPSMEPCPPGPSEMSSKVQRGVSSPDCGAMSPSCL; this is encoded by the exons ATGGATTGCCAGCAGCGCAAGCAGCCCTGTCTTCCACCTCCAATTCCTGGGTCCACTAAGCAAAGTGTGGACGTGTGCCCACCTCCTTGTCCAGAGCCTTGTGTTCCAGTCACTGTCAAGAAAAGTCCATGTGTTCCTAAATGCACTGAAGAGTGCCCCCCCAAGTGTGTGGAGCCGTGCCCCCCTCCGGTCTGTGAACAGGTGAAATGTCGTCCAAAGTGCAAAGAGGCGTGTCCTCCCCCGACTATGGAGCCATGTCCCCCTCCTGTCTGTGAGCAGGTGAAGTGTCGCCCAAAGTGCCCAGAGGTGTGTCCTCCCCCAACTGTGAAGTCCTGCCCCCCTCCTGTCTGTGAGCAGGTGAAATGTCGTCCAAAGTGCACAGAAATGTGTCCTCCTCCAGCTATGAAGTCCTGCCCCCCTCCTGTCTGTGAGCAGGTGAAATGTCGTCCAAAGTGCACAGAAATGTGTCCTCCCCCAACTATGGAACCATGTCCTGTCTGTGAGAAGACATGTCCTCCTAAATGCCCAGAGGTGTGCTCTCCCAAGTCTTTGGAGATATGTCCCCCTACAGTCTGTGAGGAGAAATGTCCTCCTCAAAGCCCAGAGGTGTGCTCTCCCAAGTCTGTGGAGATATGTCCCCCTACAGTCTGTGACAAGACATGTCAATGCCCAGAG TCTGTGAGCAGAAATGTCCTCCTCAAAGCCCCAGAGGTGTGCTCTCCCAAGTCTGTAGAGATATGTCCCCCTACAGTCTGTGAGCAGAAATGTCCTCCTAAGTGCCCAGAGGTGTGCTCTCCCAAGTCTGTGGAGATATGTCCCCCTACAGTCTGTGAGCAGAAATGTCCTCCTCAAAGCCCAGAGGTGTGCTCTCCCAAGTCTGTGGAAATATGTCCCCCTACAGTCTGTGAGCAGAAATGTCCTCCTAAGTGCCCAGAGGTGTGCTCTCCCAAGTCTGTAGAGATATGTCCCCCCACAGTCTGTGAGCAGAAATGCCCTCCTAAGTGCCCAGAGGTGTGCTCTCCCAAGTCTGTGGAGATATGTCCCCCTACAGTCTGTGAGCAGAAATGTCCTCCTAAGTGCCCAGAGGTGTGCTCTCCCAAGTCTGTGGAGATATGTCCCCCTCCTGTCTGCGAGCAGGTGAAATGTCGTCCAAAGTGCAAAGAGGTGTGTCCTCCCCCACCTATGGAACCATGTCCCCCTCCATGTGAACAGGTGAAATGTCCTCCAAAGTGCAAAGAGGTGTGTCCTCCCCCGACTGTGGAACCATGTCCCCCTCCATGTGAACAAGTGAAATGTCCTCCAAAGTGCAAAGAGGTGTGTCCTCCCCCATCTATGGAGCCATGTCCTCCGGGTCCAA GTGAAATGTCGTCCAAAGTGCAAAGAGGTGTGTCCTCCCCCGACTGTGGAGCCATGTccccctcctgcctgtga